A section of the Telopea speciosissima isolate NSW1024214 ecotype Mountain lineage chromosome 3, Tspe_v1, whole genome shotgun sequence genome encodes:
- the LOC122655409 gene encoding uncharacterized protein LOC122655409 — MPGDDSSSTSTAILATPTAAIPAHSPYFLHSSDQPGTPLVTPVLDGNNFPTWHRAIVMALEAKNKLQFLDGSLPKPASDSPDPPHWTRCNSMVRSWIVHSIVPNIAHSILWVDSARDAWLDLHDRFSQKNAPRIFEIRRSISTLSEGLDSISIYYTKMKSLRDALSSYRAMPTCTCGTATTLQSHVETDSLMDILQGLHESYSVVRSQILLMDPLPTIA; from the coding sequence ATGCCTGGAGATgattcatcttcaacctctacGGCAATACTTGCCACACCCACCGCAGCCATACCTGCTCATTCTCCGTATTTCCTGCATTCATCGGATCAGCCTGGCACTCCTCTCGTCACCCCTGTCCTTGATGGTAACAATTTTCCGACTTGGCATCGTGCTATAGTCATGGCGTTGGAGGCCAAGAACAAACTGCAGTTCCTCGATGGTTCTTTGCCTAAACCCGCCTCTGATTCTCCTGATCCCCCACACTGGACTCGCTGCAATAGCATGGTGAGGTCTTGGATTGTTCACTCCATTGTTCCTAATATTGCTCATAGCATACTTTGGGTCGACTCGGCTCGTGATGCCTGGCTCGACCTTCATGATCGATTTTCTCAAAAGAATGCACCCCGGATCTTTGAAATTCGCCGGTCCATCTCCACTTTGAGTGAAGGTCTTGACTCCATCTCTATCTATTATACTAAAATGAAGAGTCTTCGCGATGCGCTTTCATCATACAGGGCCATGCCCACTTGCACTTGTGGCACTGCCACCACTCTCCAAAGCCATGTCGAGACTGATTCCTTAATGGATATTTTGCAAGGACTCCATGAATCCTACTCCGTTGTTCGCAGCCAAATTTTGCTTATGGATCCATTGCCCACCATTGCCTAG